From one Pedobacter faecalis genomic stretch:
- a CDS encoding TlpA family protein disulfide reductase, giving the protein MLAEIPTKDKKTWFSFSNLSTVLLIGLAVSMFVFPDVKSVLLRGLMAVGLFQPEMPAVKHSAASTQNVIFKDASGRSISTGDLKGKVVFINFWATWCPPCRAEMPGINKLYNNYKSKQDLVFIMADADGKPEAALAYMKKKGFALPVHTIASDIPDTMFSGSLPTTVILNKSGQIVYRGVGAADYGNQKVADFLDHLLSGGQPK; this is encoded by the coding sequence ATGCTTGCAGAGATTCCGACAAAAGACAAAAAGACCTGGTTTTCTTTTTCCAACCTTAGCACGGTGCTGCTGATCGGTTTAGCGGTATCCATGTTCGTTTTCCCCGATGTCAAATCCGTACTGTTAAGGGGTTTAATGGCAGTGGGTCTGTTTCAGCCCGAGATGCCGGCGGTTAAACATAGCGCAGCGTCGACGCAGAACGTGATATTTAAAGATGCGTCGGGCCGCAGTATAAGTACGGGCGACTTAAAAGGAAAGGTGGTGTTTATTAATTTCTGGGCGACCTGGTGCCCGCCCTGCCGCGCAGAGATGCCGGGCATAAACAAGCTGTACAACAATTACAAAAGCAAGCAAGACCTGGTCTTCATTATGGCAGATGCCGATGGCAAGCCGGAGGCTGCACTTGCCTATATGAAGAAAAAAGGCTTTGCACTGCCCGTGCATACCATAGCCAGCGACATCCCCGACACCATGTTTTCAGGATCGCTTCCCACTACCGTGATCCTGAATAAATCAGGTCAGATCGTCTACAGAGGCGTAGGCGCGGCTGACTACGGCAACCAGAAAGTGGCCGACTTCCTTGACCACCTGCTATCGGGCGGCCAGCCTAAATAA
- a CDS encoding SDR family oxidoreductase — MKTRKTWFVTGASKGLGLTLVKRLLAHGYQVAATSRTVDALRKAVNADTENFLPLSMDLINEADVQRAVADARERFGTIDVVVNNAGYGLMGGLEELSDEEARKNFDVNVFGSLNVIRAILPHFREQQNGQIFNISSIGGFSGGYPAFGIYCATKFAVNGFTESLYQEVKPFGINVTLVMPGYFRTNFLESDSLVAPKTQIDAYENVRQMQVLHQETINRNQPNDPEKAAAVLMEVALQDEPVLHLFLGADAYETAEGKIAMVQKDMESVRHLATQTAFD, encoded by the coding sequence ATGAAAACAAGAAAAACATGGTTCGTTACAGGTGCTTCTAAAGGTCTGGGTTTAACCCTTGTTAAAAGACTACTGGCACATGGTTATCAGGTAGCAGCCACCTCAAGAACAGTCGACGCCCTAAGAAAAGCGGTGAATGCCGATACGGAAAACTTTTTACCGCTGAGCATGGATTTAATAAACGAGGCTGACGTGCAGCGCGCGGTAGCAGACGCCCGCGAGCGGTTTGGAACTATCGATGTGGTGGTCAACAATGCCGGATACGGATTGATGGGCGGACTGGAGGAACTCAGCGACGAGGAAGCGAGAAAGAATTTTGATGTCAACGTGTTTGGCTCGCTCAACGTGATCCGCGCCATACTTCCACACTTCAGGGAACAACAGAATGGTCAGATCTTTAATATTTCTTCTATCGGAGGTTTTTCTGGCGGCTATCCTGCCTTTGGTATTTATTGTGCCACGAAGTTTGCGGTCAACGGCTTCACAGAATCCTTGTATCAGGAAGTAAAGCCTTTCGGTATCAACGTTACCCTGGTCATGCCCGGTTATTTTCGCACCAACTTTCTTGAAAGCGATTCGCTTGTGGCTCCGAAAACGCAGATTGACGCGTACGAAAACGTCAGACAAATGCAGGTCCTGCATCAGGAGACAATAAATCGCAATCAGCCCAATGATCCTGAAAAGGCAGCGGCAGTTTTAATGGAGGTTGCACTTCAGGATGAGCCGGTTCTGCATCTGTTCCTTGGGGCAGACGCCTATGAAACTGCAGAAGGCAAGATAGCGATGGTTCAAAAAGACATGGAATCTGTGCGTCATCTGGCAACTCAGACAGCTTTTGACTAA
- a CDS encoding phosphoribosyltransferase-like protein encodes MHVRLVANSSYMTVTNGIEPGPKPYYPLGYKQTGGLVVLNTNVPDNTLPLVHHQSPTWKPLFKRITRV; translated from the coding sequence ATGCACGTAAGGTTAGTAGCCAATTCATCTTACATGACCGTCACCAATGGGATCGAACCCGGACCGAAACCATATTATCCGCTCGGATATAAGCAGACTGGTGGTTTGGTGGTTTTGAATACCAATGTGCCTGATAATACCTTGCCTTTGGTACATCATCAGTCACCTACCTGGAAACCTCTTTTCAAACGCATCACTAGGGTTTAG
- the era gene encoding GTPase Era, which yields MSHKAGFVSIIGKPNAGKSTLMNALVGEKLSIITPKAQTTRHRILGIVNEPEYQIVFSDTPGIIKPKYELQDSMMNFVKGALTDADLILLVTDINEQYDENDVIERLSKTEVPVIVLINKIDTATQEQVEEKISHWQETLKPRQIFAISALENYNLNGIMETVLSYLPEHEAYYDKEDLTDRSQRFFVSEIIREKIFNNYQKEIPYSTEVIVTSFKEEEKITRISAEIIVERDSQKNILIGKGGASLKKVGTEARKDIEKFLDQKVFLETFVKVVPDWRSKKNYLKSFGYEN from the coding sequence ATGTCCCATAAAGCAGGTTTCGTCAGCATCATTGGTAAGCCTAACGCAGGCAAATCGACCTTAATGAATGCTTTGGTTGGTGAGAAATTGTCTATCATTACACCTAAAGCGCAGACAACCAGACATCGTATACTTGGCATTGTAAACGAACCGGAATACCAAATTGTGTTTTCGGACACGCCGGGAATCATAAAACCTAAGTACGAATTGCAGGATTCTATGATGAATTTTGTGAAAGGGGCGCTTACGGATGCTGACTTAATTTTGTTGGTGACCGACATTAATGAGCAGTATGACGAGAACGATGTGATCGAGAGATTGTCGAAAACGGAGGTTCCGGTGATTGTACTGATCAACAAAATAGATACGGCTACACAGGAGCAGGTGGAAGAGAAAATCAGCCATTGGCAGGAAACATTAAAGCCCAGGCAGATTTTTGCGATCTCGGCGCTTGAGAACTACAACCTTAACGGAATCATGGAAACTGTACTCAGTTACCTGCCCGAGCACGAAGCCTATTATGATAAGGAAGATCTGACAGATCGGAGTCAGCGGTTTTTTGTATCGGAGATTATCCGTGAGAAAATCTTCAATAACTATCAAAAGGAGATTCCTTATAGCACTGAGGTTATCGTTACCTCGTTTAAAGAGGAGGAAAAGATCACCCGCATCAGTGCTGAGATTATCGTTGAACGCGACTCCCAAAAGAATATCCTGATCGGGAAAGGCGGGGCCAGCTTGAAAAAGGTGGGCACGGAAGCGCGTAAAGACATTGAAAAGTTTCTTGATCAGAAGGTTTTTCTGGAGACGTTTGTAAAGGTGGTTCCCGACTGGAGGAGCAAAAAGAACTACTTAAAAAGCTTTGGCTACGAAAATTAA
- a CDS encoding DUF4256 domain-containing protein — MSNTEKKLPSERQEELLAILKERFEKNMSRHEGLKWADVQAKLIAAPEKLWILDEMEVTGGEPDVVGYDKKTGEYIFFDCVAESPKGRRSICYDPEALESRKEHKPANSALGMARQMGIEILTEQQYRELQQKGKFDTKTSSWIRTPEEIRKLGGAIFADYRYGTVFVYHNGAESYYGARGFRGSLRV, encoded by the coding sequence ATGAGCAATACCGAAAAAAAGCTGCCATCAGAACGCCAGGAAGAGTTGCTGGCCATCCTTAAGGAAAGGTTTGAGAAAAACATGAGCCGTCACGAGGGCTTAAAATGGGCCGACGTACAGGCGAAACTTATCGCCGCTCCTGAGAAGTTGTGGATACTCGATGAAATGGAAGTTACCGGCGGCGAACCTGACGTGGTGGGATATGACAAAAAAACGGGGGAATATATCTTTTTTGATTGCGTAGCAGAGAGCCCTAAAGGACGGCGAAGCATATGCTACGATCCTGAGGCGCTGGAATCGCGGAAGGAGCACAAGCCGGCCAATAGTGCTTTGGGCATGGCCAGGCAGATGGGTATAGAGATACTGACGGAACAGCAATACCGGGAATTGCAGCAAAAGGGTAAGTTTGATACCAAGACATCCAGCTGGATCCGCACGCCAGAGGAGATCAGGAAACTGGGCGGGGCTATCTTTGCTGATTACCGGTACGGAACGGTGTTTGTATACCACAACGGGGCTGAATCTTACTACGGGGCAAGGGGCTTCCGGGGCTCGCTGAGGGTTTGA
- a CDS encoding RtcB family protein, with protein sequence MGNLKTKDLSKIGYHNDQLRSLVIGIASKNFKHHSKEQLLDLLVNIKNQPEAFLDNELTRKIAEKVMGKKAERMFKAFELRNEPVFCKTYGGKGIEQSAKNQMELANSLPISLQGALMPDAHMGFGLPIGGVLATDNVVIPYAVGMDIGCRMALSIIDENDGFLKRSEYQIKQALRNHTHFGMEGGLEIRQEHEILDSPVFNEISFLKPLRGKAVRQLGTSGNGNHFVEFGEIELFEGNSLNLPAKKYTALLSHSGSRGLGSAIARHYTQIAMDTCKLPRQAQQLAWLDLDTEAGQEYWLAMTLAGDYAKACHDRIHANLLKALGLKALCLVENHHNFAWRDQLAEGREVIIHRKGATPAHQGELGIIPGSMTTPAYLVSGKGSSDSLYSASHGAGRIMSRQKAKDSMTVSAMKKLLANAGVTLIGGSVEENPSAYKDIDTVIAAQHELIDVQGKFLPRIVRMNKE encoded by the coding sequence ATGGGAAATTTAAAAACAAAAGATTTAAGTAAAATCGGTTATCATAATGATCAGCTCAGAAGCCTGGTTATCGGGATAGCCTCTAAAAATTTCAAACACCACAGCAAAGAGCAGCTTCTTGACCTATTGGTGAATATTAAAAATCAACCAGAAGCATTTCTGGATAATGAATTAACACGTAAGATCGCCGAAAAGGTAATGGGCAAGAAAGCGGAACGAATGTTTAAGGCTTTCGAACTGCGCAATGAACCTGTATTCTGTAAAACCTATGGCGGCAAAGGTATTGAGCAGTCCGCTAAGAACCAGATGGAACTGGCCAATTCGCTGCCGATAAGTCTGCAGGGCGCATTAATGCCTGATGCGCATATGGGCTTCGGCCTGCCTATTGGTGGTGTATTGGCTACGGATAATGTCGTAATCCCTTATGCTGTAGGCATGGATATTGGTTGCCGTATGGCGCTTTCGATTATTGATGAGAACGATGGATTCTTGAAGAGGTCTGAATACCAGATAAAACAGGCCTTAAGAAACCATACGCATTTTGGTATGGAAGGTGGTCTGGAGATCAGGCAGGAGCACGAAATCCTGGATAGCCCGGTATTTAATGAAATATCCTTTCTAAAACCCTTGCGTGGCAAAGCAGTAAGGCAATTGGGTACGTCGGGCAACGGCAACCACTTTGTGGAGTTTGGCGAGATTGAACTATTCGAAGGCAACTCATTAAATCTGCCAGCAAAAAAGTATACCGCGTTGCTAAGCCATTCGGGCAGCCGCGGACTAGGATCGGCAATAGCCAGGCACTATACTCAGATAGCCATGGACACATGCAAACTGCCAAGGCAGGCGCAGCAACTCGCCTGGTTGGATTTAGACACTGAAGCGGGACAGGAATACTGGCTTGCGATGACCCTGGCTGGAGATTATGCTAAGGCCTGCCACGATCGTATTCATGCTAACCTGTTAAAGGCCTTAGGCCTGAAAGCGCTGTGTCTGGTAGAGAACCATCATAATTTTGCGTGGCGGGACCAGTTGGCCGAGGGGCGTGAGGTAATCATTCACCGCAAAGGGGCAACACCGGCACATCAAGGTGAGCTGGGCATTATTCCGGGGAGCATGACCACGCCGGCATACCTCGTGTCTGGCAAGGGAAGCAGCGATTCCTTATACTCTGCTTCCCACGGGGCCGGCCGGATCATGAGCAGACAGAAAGCTAAAGATAGCATGACCGTTTCCGCAATGAAAAAGCTGTTGGCCAACGCGGGTGTAACGCTAATTGGCGGCAGCGTAGAGGAAAATCCGTCAGCGTACAAGGATATCGACACGGTTATCGCTGCACAGCACGAGCTCATTGATGTCCAGGGTAAATTTCTCCCGCGTATCGTTAGGATGAATAAGGAATAA
- the arr gene encoding NAD(+)--rifampin ADP-ribosyltransferase, giving the protein MHQELAIKSVSQPADKGPFYHGTKAQLNIGDLLTPGRVSNYQSDLLMNHIYFTALPNGAGLAAALAPGEGPERVYIVEPTGSFEDDPNVTNLKFPGNPTRSYRSSEPLRIIGEANEWQRTSPEQIQRIRDRFAGKKDDIIN; this is encoded by the coding sequence ATGCATCAGGAGCTGGCCATTAAGTCTGTGAGCCAGCCTGCCGATAAAGGACCATTTTATCATGGTACTAAAGCGCAGCTCAATATTGGTGACTTGCTGACTCCCGGCCGGGTTTCCAACTACCAGTCAGACTTGCTGATGAATCATATTTACTTCACCGCCCTGCCAAATGGGGCAGGCTTGGCGGCGGCACTCGCACCAGGTGAAGGCCCGGAACGCGTGTACATCGTAGAACCTACCGGCAGTTTTGAAGACGATCCTAACGTAACCAACCTGAAATTTCCAGGCAACCCGACGCGTTCCTACCGGAGCAGCGAGCCGCTGAGGATAATTGGGGAAGCGAATGAATGGCAAAGAACATCACCGGAACAAATACAACGTATTCGTGACAGGTTTGCCGGAAAGAAAGATGATATTATTAATTGA
- a CDS encoding glycosyltransferase family 117 protein, whose translation MNGFKKLNNLTGWAVFLFSLTIYWLTMEPTVSFWDCGEFIAAADKLQIGHQPGAPLFLMIGKMFSLLAAGEPDKVAYWINFSSALFSAATVMFLYWTIVLLVARVYKSESFVAIAAGVTGALALTFSDTFWFSAAEAEVYSLSILFTAIVFWSALMWERKNDDRWLVLIAFIVGLSIGVHLLSLLVIPAVVLIGYFKKTARATPFGLLKAIGLSALLWVLVQYVVIQYTVLVAAKFDMFFVNQLNFGFGSGVLFFLLLLSAGLVAAIMYSVRHKKYVLNLGLTCLAFLYFGFSAYALIIIRANAKPDLNLSDPDNAYGLYNYLGRTNYGSTPLLFGPTFDAQPVDVKETGVEYRRGKDKYEVAGEKLDYVYGENMFFPRVYSSKPHHIQFYQQWMNLAEGETPSFMKNLKFFFTYQLDFMYWRYFFWNFAGRQNDVQGYAGKMEGNWLSGIKWLDKMRLEKQQNLPPSITQNEGYNRFYALPLVLGVVGLIFMFKRSRRDALVVMAFFFMTGPAIILYLNQDPMQVRERDYAYVGSFYAFAILIGFAIPAIKAMLQRVSRPAVALVVASFTGLLAGPVIMGFEGWDDHNRSGKTTALEWAKNYLNSCAPNAILITNADNDTFPLWYVQQVEGFRTDVRVVNYQYLSSDDYIDQLKRPMGKSAPLPVSMDESKYVQGRRDFMRYVDYGIQDSVELGELLSVLTSDNNEDKLPMNDGSYENFLPTRKLKITVDAAQVIQTGTVAEKEKDKIAPKMEWEFNRNAVSKADLVIFDLLATNNWKRPVYFASTVGEETYVGLDKYLYLEGFAHRLLPLKRSAGDDRSKTEVTNSDVMYHNVMNRFDQRGYKTARYLDPESRRIAKGSWLIVNTLSANLLTENKSHMARNLMLKSVKELPLKIYSIDDTLVRLQTAEHLYLTQHTKAADQLVKQTADFLNAELAYFGSLGSDRFLYYERDIRAGLFVLNKLQLLTAAFGKTELSNYVKDRFEKQKATFI comes from the coding sequence ATGAACGGATTTAAAAAGCTTAACAACCTCACAGGCTGGGCTGTGTTTCTTTTTTCACTTACCATCTACTGGCTCACCATGGAGCCTACAGTAAGTTTCTGGGATTGCGGTGAGTTTATCGCTGCGGCCGACAAACTTCAGATTGGTCACCAGCCGGGTGCACCGCTTTTTCTCATGATCGGAAAGATGTTCTCGCTGCTGGCTGCAGGTGAACCGGACAAGGTGGCGTATTGGATCAACTTTTCCTCTGCTTTGTTTAGTGCGGCTACGGTAATGTTTCTGTACTGGACCATAGTGCTGCTCGTGGCCAGGGTTTACAAGTCAGAATCTTTTGTCGCCATAGCAGCGGGCGTAACAGGTGCGCTGGCGCTAACTTTTTCCGATACCTTCTGGTTCTCCGCCGCAGAGGCTGAAGTGTATTCCCTTTCTATTCTGTTTACCGCCATCGTGTTTTGGTCGGCCCTGATGTGGGAGCGGAAAAATGACGACCGCTGGCTCGTGCTCATCGCCTTCATCGTCGGATTGTCTATAGGGGTGCATTTGCTTAGTCTGCTCGTTATCCCTGCTGTCGTGCTTATCGGCTATTTCAAGAAAACCGCCCGTGCTACCCCTTTCGGCCTATTGAAAGCGATTGGTCTCTCTGCCCTGCTTTGGGTGCTGGTTCAGTATGTGGTGATCCAGTACACGGTTTTAGTCGCTGCCAAGTTTGATATGTTCTTCGTAAATCAGCTGAACTTTGGTTTTGGTTCCGGTGTACTGTTCTTTCTGCTGCTCCTTTCTGCAGGCTTAGTGGCGGCGATCATGTACAGCGTCAGACACAAAAAATACGTGCTTAATCTGGGGCTAACCTGCCTTGCCTTCCTGTATTTTGGTTTTAGCGCATACGCGCTGATCATTATCCGGGCCAATGCCAAGCCGGACCTGAACCTTTCTGATCCCGATAATGCTTACGGCTTATACAATTATCTTGGTCGCACCAACTATGGCAGCACGCCGCTGTTGTTCGGACCAACCTTCGATGCTCAGCCTGTCGACGTGAAAGAAACGGGCGTTGAATACCGCAGAGGCAAGGATAAATATGAGGTCGCCGGAGAAAAGCTGGACTATGTATATGGCGAGAATATGTTTTTCCCAAGAGTGTACAGCAGCAAACCGCACCATATCCAGTTTTACCAGCAATGGATGAACCTGGCAGAGGGCGAAACACCTTCATTCATGAAGAACTTGAAGTTCTTTTTCACGTATCAGCTTGATTTTATGTACTGGCGCTATTTCTTTTGGAATTTTGCTGGTCGGCAAAACGATGTGCAGGGCTACGCCGGTAAGATGGAGGGCAACTGGCTCAGCGGCATCAAGTGGCTCGACAAGATGCGTTTGGAGAAACAGCAGAATCTTCCGCCGAGTATTACGCAGAACGAGGGTTATAACCGGTTTTATGCTTTGCCGCTTGTGCTTGGGGTTGTGGGACTGATATTCATGTTTAAACGGAGCAGGCGCGATGCGCTTGTCGTAATGGCCTTTTTCTTTATGACCGGTCCGGCCATCATATTATATCTCAACCAGGATCCGATGCAGGTGCGGGAGCGCGACTATGCTTATGTGGGGTCTTTCTACGCTTTTGCTATCCTGATCGGATTTGCTATACCTGCAATCAAGGCTATGCTTCAGCGGGTTTCCAGGCCTGCGGTGGCGCTTGTGGTGGCTAGCTTCACAGGCTTACTTGCCGGGCCGGTAATTATGGGCTTCGAGGGTTGGGACGATCATAATCGCTCGGGTAAAACCACGGCTCTGGAATGGGCCAAAAACTATCTTAATTCCTGCGCTCCAAATGCCATACTGATCACCAATGCCGATAACGATACTTTTCCCTTATGGTATGTGCAGCAGGTGGAAGGCTTCCGGACCGATGTAAGGGTCGTTAATTACCAGTATTTGTCGAGCGACGACTACATAGATCAGCTAAAGCGACCAATGGGTAAGTCGGCCCCGCTGCCGGTCAGCATGGACGAAAGCAAATATGTGCAGGGTCGGAGGGATTTCATGCGCTATGTAGATTACGGGATCCAGGACAGCGTTGAACTGGGCGAACTCCTGTCGGTACTTACCTCTGACAACAACGAAGATAAGCTGCCCATGAATGATGGGAGTTACGAGAATTTTCTGCCGACCAGGAAGCTGAAGATTACGGTCGACGCCGCTCAGGTGATACAAACGGGCACTGTAGCTGAAAAGGAGAAAGATAAGATTGCGCCCAAAATGGAATGGGAATTCAACCGGAACGCAGTCAGCAAAGCAGATCTGGTTATTTTTGATTTGCTGGCAACGAACAACTGGAAGCGGCCGGTGTATTTTGCGAGTACGGTAGGAGAGGAGACCTATGTGGGGCTCGACAAATACTTGTACCTGGAGGGTTTTGCGCATCGCTTGCTGCCCCTGAAGCGGTCGGCCGGCGACGACCGTTCAAAAACGGAGGTGACCAATTCAGATGTGATGTATCACAATGTGATGAACCGCTTTGATCAGCGCGGATATAAAACGGCGCGGTACCTGGATCCGGAGAGCAGACGCATAGCCAAGGGCAGCTGGCTGATCGTAAATACCTTGTCGGCCAACCTGCTCACGGAAAACAAGTCGCACATGGCGCGCAACCTTATGCTGAAAAGTGTAAAGGAGCTGCCACTTAAAATATATAGCATTGATGATACGCTGGTCAGGCTCCAAACGGCTGAGCATTTGTATCTCACTCAGCATACAAAGGCGGCAGATCAGCTGGTAAAGCAAACGGCCGACTTTCTGAACGCTGAACTGGCTTATTTCGGTTCCTTAGGCTCAGACCGCTTCCTGTATTATGAGCGTGATATCCGGGCAGGTTTATTTGTGCTGAATAAATTGCAGCTGCTGACCGCCGCGTTTGGCAAGACTGAACTAAGCAATTATGTAAAAGATCGTTTTGAAAAGCAAAAGGCCACCTTTATTTAG
- a CDS encoding GH92 family glycosyl hydrolase, with the protein MNARLTLIAFCMLGSAVFSQQKNTATAQQPLKAPADYVDLYIGSINPKTRSTQPVIKAPGGNMSIFPAFNPAIEDFYLSDKIIGFPLGFGTLMIAKGDALDPNSRPSRFDHDLETATPYYYQVLLEDPNVNTEYTMTDNAAIFRFTIPANQATSLVLSVPGNSSLSGTQSILKGNVPSGRRGGPQEKRYFYAEVSKPANPSGSQPGNSGNTGYFHWAASAQPQTVEFKVGISNVSEDDAKATLDKEIGKSTFDQVKNKLKERWNAELNLINIKGGSERQRGIFYSTLYRTMVLRMGNVWDTYRSAYALQNLIRPQETVKAINNFIRAYETSGWLTSSGAMIGHHSTSVIVEAYRKGLRGFDVEKAYAGMRKNHMEATMIPWKDGGQAPITELEQCYFDNGFYPALPVRADAGKKDEVDKYSRLPYQVRWLPEVGVEETVKEVDGWHRRQSVSVTLEHAYDDWCLAQMAKLLGKTADYELFMKRAANYRNVFNPAIGMMAPKSADGKWVAPFDPIFSGGFAGEGYFAEGNSWTYTWHVQHDVQGLINLMGGNDNFNRKLDSLFIVGHRPADKLAFLGQFPDMTGLVGMYSQGNEPVYHIPYMYNYSGQPWKTQSRVRMLMDLWFDITPHGISGDEDGGATSSWYVLNSIGIYPQNPGSTVFDIGSPLFNETTINVGGGKSFVIEARNVSKQNKYIQSATLNGTALNKPWVDNADLIKGGRMVLVMGPRPNKNWGSKPGDAAPSMSAL; encoded by the coding sequence ATGAACGCAAGACTTACCTTAATCGCATTTTGTATGCTGGGATCGGCTGTATTCTCACAGCAGAAAAATACCGCAACTGCACAGCAGCCATTAAAAGCACCGGCCGATTATGTCGACCTCTACATCGGCAGCATCAACCCTAAAACGCGCAGTACCCAGCCGGTTATTAAGGCGCCGGGGGGCAACATGAGTATTTTTCCGGCTTTTAATCCTGCTATCGAAGATTTTTATCTGAGTGATAAGATCATAGGCTTCCCATTGGGTTTTGGTACCCTGATGATCGCTAAAGGAGATGCGCTTGATCCAAATTCCCGGCCTTCGCGGTTCGATCATGATCTGGAAACGGCTACGCCCTATTACTACCAGGTCTTGCTGGAAGATCCGAATGTCAACACGGAATATACGATGACGGACAACGCGGCTATATTCAGGTTTACCATTCCGGCCAACCAGGCCACTTCGCTGGTGTTGTCGGTGCCGGGCAACTCAAGCCTATCGGGTACGCAAAGTATACTTAAGGGCAACGTGCCTTCTGGTCGCCGCGGTGGCCCGCAGGAAAAGAGATATTTTTACGCTGAGGTCAGTAAACCGGCTAATCCATCGGGCAGCCAGCCCGGCAATAGTGGAAACACGGGTTACTTTCATTGGGCGGCTTCCGCGCAACCGCAAACGGTCGAGTTCAAGGTAGGTATATCCAATGTTAGCGAGGATGATGCTAAGGCTACCCTGGATAAAGAGATCGGTAAGTCGACTTTTGATCAGGTTAAAAACAAATTAAAGGAACGCTGGAATGCGGAACTTAATCTTATCAACATTAAAGGCGGCTCCGAGCGGCAGCGCGGCATATTTTACAGCACCTTATACCGCACCATGGTATTGCGCATGGGCAATGTGTGGGATACATACCGCAGTGCTTATGCATTGCAGAACCTGATCAGGCCGCAGGAAACGGTGAAAGCCATCAACAACTTTATCCGGGCATATGAAACCAGTGGCTGGCTTACCAGCTCTGGCGCTATGATCGGGCATCATTCTACCTCCGTAATTGTGGAGGCTTACCGCAAGGGCCTGCGTGGTTTCGATGTAGAGAAGGCCTATGCCGGCATGCGCAAAAATCATATGGAGGCTACCATGATCCCTTGGAAAGATGGCGGACAGGCACCTATCACCGAGCTGGAGCAATGTTATTTTGATAACGGTTTTTACCCGGCGCTGCCTGTGCGCGCCGATGCAGGCAAGAAGGACGAAGTCGATAAATACAGTCGTTTGCCTTACCAGGTGCGGTGGTTGCCCGAGGTTGGCGTAGAGGAGACCGTGAAAGAGGTAGACGGCTGGCATCGCCGGCAGTCGGTTTCGGTTACACTGGAGCACGCGTACGACGATTGGTGCCTGGCGCAAATGGCTAAGCTTCTGGGTAAAACGGCCGACTATGAATTGTTCATGAAACGGGCCGCAAATTACCGCAATGTGTTTAATCCTGCTATCGGTATGATGGCACCGAAATCGGCCGATGGTAAATGGGTAGCGCCCTTCGATCCAATCTTTTCAGGTGGTTTTGCTGGTGAAGGTTACTTTGCCGAAGGGAATTCCTGGACCTATACCTGGCATGTGCAGCACGATGTTCAGGGTTTGATTAACCTGATGGGCGGTAATGACAATTTTAACCGCAAGCTCGACTCCCTGTTCATCGTTGGTCACCGCCCCGCCGATAAGCTGGCCTTTCTGGGGCAGTTTCCCGACATGACCGGCCTGGTAGGCATGTACTCGCAGGGCAATGAACCGGTCTACCATATCCCGTATATGTATAACTATTCCGGTCAGCCCTGGAAAACGCAAAGTCGTGTACGCATGCTCATGGACCTTTGGTTTGATATTACCCCGCACGGCATCAGTGGCGATGAAGACGGGGGCGCAACTTCAAGCTGGTATGTGCTGAATTCCATCGGCATCTATCCCCAGAATCCCGGCAGTACTGTGTTTGATATCGGCAGTCCGCTGTTCAACGAAACCACGATCAACGTAGGCGGGGGCAAAAGCTTTGTCATTGAGGCCAGGAACGTATCCAAACAAAATAAGTACATCCAGTCAGCCACCTTGAACGGCACTGCTTTAAATAAGCCCTGGGTTGACAACGCCGACCTGATAAAAGGTGGAAGAATGGTGTTGGTGATGGGTCCGCGGCCTAATAAAAACTGGGGCAGCAAGCCGGGAGATGCAGCGCCGTCTATGTCGGCATTATAA